The region CTCATTCATTATAACTAGCTCCCCTGCCTTCTCGCCTCTTCGATATCTACCACTACCCTGGATCATCTTCTCGCCCATAGCTACACTGTATGGCTTCGCTAGAAAGCCCTTTTGGGGGCGAGGTCGTTGTTGTGTCACCCCAGGCAAAAGGCTTCGCCAATAAACAGACCCCCAATAAGCGAAAGATAACTCCGCCTCATGAGCTCCTTACCCCCAAACGAAAGGTGATCATTTCTCCAGCCGGGTCTATTCCTCCACAAACCCTCTTTAACGACCCATCACCACCTCTTTTTCCGTCGGATATTTTCCCTGGATCTCAGTTGCGCATTGGTAAGCAATCCCCATCCCTTAAAAATGTTACGTATTCAATAATTCTCATGTGCTTTAGAATCACGGAGGCCTATCGAGGTTTCTCATGGACACCGCGAACATGGCGAAACCCTCCCATCCGCCAAGCACATCGTCCTGCCTTTCGACCTTCATAAAAACCCGAAAGACTTTTTCGAAAGAGAAAACATAGACATACTCAAGCAATTATTTCCGTCTACTCTAAGAGTAGACTTTGATGAGTGGGCATTGGTCTTCGTTCTGGAAACGTTGCCGCCGAAACCTTGGCCTCTAAAGGTCGCCAATGTCCCTTGCTATCTCACGACAGACCCAACTGACAACGGTCCTACGGTCCCACTTGTGCATAGAAGCCGCTCTCGCATTGCCTTGGGTGACGGCTTATACCTTCGAGACGCCGAGCATCTGGTGGATCAAGTGTTTGACATCCTCCGAGAATTTTTTGATCAGTCTCCGATCCAGGCAACTGAAATCCAGTACTGGCGCAGCGTCATAATCATTGTTCTGGTCTCTGCGGAGCATGAAGTTTTGGAAAATGTACCCAAATCTGTAGGGGGCTGTCCCTGCTTTTACCTAGAAGAATCGGATATGGGCCGGCCTGCCGAATTGCCTGCCCTTCGAGGTTCACAGCCAGACGGGAACGCGTTCGACACCAGTGAGTATGAGCCATTGCGCCCAGGGCTGATGGTCAACTCCGGAGAGCACCCCGTCGAAGGGTGTGGTTTCACGACATCGTCAGGTGTTATGGTCAGAGATGCCTTGGGGCAGACCTACATGACCGTTACAGCACATGGCTTCCCCGGCTATCCCTTCACAAATAAGGTGTATCACCCCAATTCTCGCGGAAAGGAAATTGGCGAAGTTATCGTCGAGTCAAGCCGTAGCGATGTCGCTCTCGTGAAGCTGAACGAGAATGTCACTTTCGTTAACGAGCCATTTGAGAACACTATCCTCCCTGGGGGACCATTTACACT is a window of Aspergillus puulaauensis MK2 DNA, chromosome 4, nearly complete sequence DNA encoding:
- a CDS encoding uncharacterized protein (COG:S;~EggNog:ENOG410PRM9): MASLESPFGGEVVVVSPQAKGFANKQTPNKRKITPPHELLTPKRKVIISPAGSIPPQTLFNDPSPPLFPSDIFPGSQLRIESRRPIEVSHGHREHGETLPSAKHIVLPFDLHKNPKDFFERENIDILKQLFPSTLRVDFDEWALVFVLETLPPKPWPLKVANVPCYLTTDPTDNGPTVPLVHRSRSRIALGDGLYLRDAEHLVDQVFDILREFFDQSPIQATEIQYWRSVIIIVLVSAEHEVLENVPKSVGGCPCFYLEESDMGRPAELPALRGSQPDGNAFDTSEYEPLRPGLMVNSGEHPVEGCGFTTSSGVMVRDALGQTYMTVTAHGFPGYPFTNKVYHPNSRGKEIGEVIVESSRSDVALVKLNENVTFVNEPFENTILPGGPFTLRQFARAGDTRIGNNVYMDSPFSGFVEGTTGIHSFMRIPNDDPNDPEQMWVRGHWDYMGQGSSSQMAAGVCGSAIWDDNHRVHGFFRYAPQSGRFQDWCLTVAADHLIDRGYTLV